The genomic region CTGCTGCCGCGGTCGCTGAGGTCGAGACCGCTGGAGTTGACCAGGCGGCGCTCTCCGACCGACCAGGAGGCGCCGGCCCCCACCTTGATTTCCGCGTTGTAGGCTTTCACCAGCGCCAGCATCTCCGCGCCCGCCGCCACCAGCTCCGCCTTTGGGGTGCGCTCCACCTCGGGGTCGTAGGTCTTCACCTGCGGAGCGACCGCCGAGCCGGGGAAATCGAACTTGACCTCGCTGCCGAACTCGGCCAGCTCCACCGCCCGGGCGACGACCGCCTCGGCCTCCCGCGGATCGGTGGCGGAGGCGCGGCCAAGCCTGCCGTCCACGATCACCCGCACCCCCAGGTGAGAGCCCTGGGCGACCCCCACCTGCTTCAGCCGATCATCCTCGTACTCGGCGCGCGTTGAGCGCCCCTGGGCGAAGGTGATCTCAGCCGGCCCGTATCCGCTTGCCAACTCCAGCGCCCGTTCGATCACTGCCGTCCTCCCACCACGACCTCTCGCATCCGCACATGGGGGCTGCCCAGCCCCACCGGCAGCGGGCTTTGGCCTCCCTTGCCGCAGCCTCCGCCCCCGTCGTCCCAGGCGAGGTCGTCGGCGATGAGGTCAATGTTGTGCAGCGTCTGGAACACGTTGCCGGTGAGGACGACATCGCGCACCAGCTCCGCGACCTCGCCGCTGCGGATCATGTAGCCGTAAGCCGCGCTGAAGGTGAACATCTCCATCATCGTCTGGCCGCCCATCATGTCGCGGGCGTAGAGCCCCAGCTCGATGTCCCGAATCAGGTCCTCGAAGGACGCCGTTCCCGGCTCGATGTAGGTATTGGTCATGCGCACGATCGGGGCGAAGCTCCAGCCCACGGCGCGGGCGTTGCCGGTGACCGCTTCGCCCATCTTGGCGGCGGTCTCGCGGTTGTGAAGGCGGCCGACGAGAATGCCGTCCTTGACCAGGTGCGTCTTGCGCGTGGGCACGCCCTCGTCATCCAGCAGGTGGGTGCCGCGCCCGCCGGGCAGCGAACCGTCGTCCACGATGTTCAGGTGGTTCGGGCCGAAGCGTTTGCCCAGCGTCATCAGCTCGCGCAGCTTCTCGTTCTCGTACACGTGGTCGGCCTCGCTGAGGTGGCCGAAGGCCTCGTGGGCGAACACCCCGCCGAGCTGCGGGTCGAGCACAACCGTGTAGCTGCCGCCCTGTACCGGCGGCGCCGCGAGCAGATCGGCGGCGCGGCGCGCGGCGGCCTCGGCCTTGGCCTCCAGCCCGACCGCCGCCTCGAATCCCCCGGCGCGCCCGACGCGCTCCCGCCCCTGCTGCACCAGGTTACCGTCGCGCGCCACCGCGGTCAGGGCGACCGTCACGTCGGGCCGCGTGTCCTCGAAGTAGCTGCCCTCGCTGTTGGCGAAATAGACCTGCCGGTAGCGGTCCGAGTAGCTCGCGTGCGTGGTGTGGATGCGCGGGTGCAGCCCCAGCATGAGGTCGTTGTACTGCTCGATGACGCGCTTCTTCTCCGCCACCGGCACCCCGCGGAAATCGCGCTCCATCGCCGGCGCCGGGATCGCCTGCTCGATGCGCGACACCTCGGCCAGCTCGCCGCGCTCGCGCGCCACCAGCCGGGCGCAGGCTGCCGCCTCCCGCAGTTTCTCCCGCAGCTCGGAGAGGTCGTTGAAGGTCACGATCCCCCATCCGCCCCGCACCAGCGCGCGCGCCATCCCGCCCACGGAGCTGCCGGTCACGATCTGGTCCAGCTCCGCTCCGCGGAAGCTCAGCGCCGTCCCTTCCTCGCGCTCGATCCTGATCTCCGCGTAGTCGGCGCCGCTTCCGCGCAGCGCCTCCTGCATGCGATCTCGCATCGCGCAATCTCCCTTTCACCATGCACGCGGGCTTGCCGTGAGGCCCCGATCAAGCGCGCGCAGACGGCCCTGGCATTTTCCTTGCCCCCGCTGCGTTCTCCTGCCCGGCGGCGACAGCCGCTGGCGATGGAAGGTGTCGCTCACAGGAGGGGGTGATCGGTCTTGTTGACGTTTGCATTGCCAATGGAACGGCCAAGGCACGAATACACGCTCGTTTTGGTGCGCGCCGCGTTCCATTTGATATGCAATCATCAATAGTGGGGATGGTTGGGCGATGCATCGGGCGCGACCTCGTAGGGGCAAGGCATGCCTTGCCCCTACATCCGCGCCCCGACCTGTCGGGGCGCGCCCAGGGGCGCCCCCCATTGTTCGAGGTCACACCCCAGCAAGCGGGGGCATTGACAGAGTTCCTCGGCAGGCGTCAGAATGGTAACTGGGAATAGCAGGCCGGAGATCAAGGGTAAGGAGTGAACATGGCTGGACTCAAGGGAACCAGGACCGAGGTCAATCTGCTGACGGCGTTTGCCGGGGAATCACAGGCGCGCAATCGCTACACTTACTTCGCGAGCCAGGCGCGCAAGGAGGGCTACATCCAGATCGCCGACATCTTCGAGGAAACCGCCAACCAGGAGAAAGAGCACGCCAAGCGGTTCTTCAATCTGCTCGAGGGTGGCGACGCGCGGGTGCAGGCGACGTTTCCCGCCGGCGTCATCGGCACCACCGCGGACAACCTGCGGGCGGCCGCGGACGGCGAGCATCACGAGTGGGGCGAGATGTATCCCTCCTTCGCCGACACCGCCCGGGAAGAGGGGCGCAAGGAGGTCGCGGCCATCTTCCAGGCCATCGCGGTGGCGGAAAAGCAGCATGAGAAGCGCTACCGGGGCCTGCTCGCCAACGTCGAGGCCGCCACGGTGTTCAAGAAGGAGGCCCCGGTCGTGTGGCGCTGCCGCAACTGCGGCTACCTGCACCAGGGCAAAGATGCACCCGGGGTATGCCCGGCATGCGCACACCCCCAGGCGCACTTCGAGTTGTTGGCCGAGAACTGGTAAGCGGTCCGCCCTGCTTTGCTCCGAGGGACCCCAGGCGGCGGGGCGGGGATTGCGGCCGGCGCCCGCGCGATCATGGTGTGCAGGCGTGACATGCCTGCGGCAGGCGCCGCCGTGGCGGCAGAGAACAAGCACGCATCCGACACCGACGGGGAGAGTTGGCGATGGCAACCATCGTGCGCTACCATCACGGCCTGCACTTCTGCGCCGATCTCGATTCGGGGCACGTGACGTGCGACGCGTTCTCCGACAAGGGCAAGGAGTACCCGAGCGCGCCGGAGCTGCTGATGGTGTCGCTAGGGGGCTGCATCGGCGCGGTGCTGGTGACCTACTGCGACCGCCATCAGATCAACTGCGAGGGGCTGGAGATCGCGCTCGACTGGGAGGTCGCCGAGCATCCCCATCGCATCGGGCGCATCGCCGTCGAGATCCACATGCCGGGCCCGTTGACGGCCGGGCAAATCGAAATCCTGGAGCGCGTGGCCGATCAGTGCCTCATCCACAACACCCTGCTGCACGCGCCGGAGATCAAGACCCGGATGCTGGTGAAGCAGCCGTAGCGCGGGGCGCGCCCGGCAGCGCTCCGCGAACAGGAGAGCAGAGCCGATGAACCAACCCTTGCGGGCGGCGCAGATAACCGAGCATGTCTATTGGGTGGGCGCCATAGACTGGGCGGCGCGCGACTTCCACGGCTACCGCATCGGCCGCGGCACCTCCTACAACGCCTATCTCGTCCTCGCCGACAAGGTCACCCTGATTGACACCGTCAAGGACCACTTCGAGCGCGAGATGGTCACCCGCATCGCGTCGGTCATTGATCCCCAACGCATTGACTACGTCATCTCCAATCACGCCGAGTTCGATCACTCCGGCTGTCTGCCCCGGGTGATCGCGGAGCTGCGCCCCGAGCGGGTCTTTGCCTCGCGCCGCGGCGTGGCCGCGCTGGCCGACCACTTCCATTTCGGCCAGGAGATCACGCCGGTCAAAGAGGGGGAGAGCCTGAGCCTGGGCGACATGACGCTGGCGTTCGTCGAGACGCCGATGCTCCACTGGCCGGAGAGCATGTTCACCTACCTGGCGCAGGAGCGGGTGCTGTTTTCCAACGACGCCTTCGGCATGCACCTGGCGTCGAGCGCGCGCTTCGCCGACGAGGTGGACGATGCCATCGTGCGCGAAGAGGCGGCGAGATACTTCGCCAACATCCTGATGCCGCTGTCCCCGCTGGTGACGGCGCTGCTGGAGAAGGTGCGCAAGCTCGACCTCGCCGTTGATGTGATCGCAACCAGTCACGGCCCTATTTGGCGCAAGGATCTCGACCAGGTGCTGGCGCGCTACGCAGCCTGGGCCGCGCACCCGCCGACGACCAAGGCGGTGGTCGCCTACGGCACCATGTGGGGAAGCACCGACCTCATGGCGCGCGCCATCTGCGACGGCCTCGCGGCGGGGGGCGCGAGCGCCGTGCTGATGCCGCTCGCGGCCAGCCACCGCAGCGATGTCGCCGCCGAAGTGCTGGATGCGGGCGCCCTGGTGGTCGGTTCGCCCTGCCTCAACGGCGGCATCCTGCCCACCGTCGGGGACCTCTTGACCTATCTCAAGGGCCTCAAGCCGCGCAACCTGGTCGGGGCCGCCTTCGGCTCGTACGGCTGGAGCGGGGAGGCGGTGGGGCTGATCGAGAATGTGCTGCGGGAGATGAAGATCGAGCTGGTGGGCGCGGGTGTCCAGGCCAAGTTCGTGCCGTGTGACAAAGACCTTCAGGAATGCTATGACTTGGGCGCGGCGGCGGCGGACAAGCTCAAGGGGATGGTCAGCCCTGTGTAGCACAGCCGTTTCCGAATCCCGATGGCTAGGCCCTTCGGGCCACCATGGCGGGCCGATCAGGCGGCCCCAGCCATTCATCGGGGCTCCCGGCCGTGTGCGGCATGATGGGGGACCGGCAGCGCCCGCCGATTTCGACCAGCCGAGGGTGTGACAACGACCGGCGATGAGAGCAATCACATGAAGAAGTATATCTGCACCATTTGCCAGTGGGTCTATGACCCCCAAGTCGGCGATCCGGACAACGGGGTCAACCCCGGCACCGCCTGGGAGGACCTCCCCGAGGACTGGGTGTGCCCCGAGTGCGGGGTACCCAAGGATCTGTTCGAGGAGCTGACCTGACCGCGGCCCTAGGGCGTTCGACTTCGGGCGGTCCCTCACCCTTTTCAGGGAAGTTCTCAGTCAACATAGTGATGTCATAAACGGAGCATAGGCGCCCTCGCCTGTGCGGGCGATCACACGGCCGGGGCGGCCATGCTCCATGAAGTGCTCCTGGCGCCGGGGATGAGCGAGCGAAGAATCTCGCCGCGCTCGCGCTGAAGGGCATCCTGCCCTACGGCGCATTATTCATACTTGGTGGCGCAGGCGTCTCGCCTGCGTACGCCTGTCTCAAGGCATGAATAATGCCGGCTATGCCTCCCCCCGCCACCGGGCCAGTTGCTCCCGCACCTTCTCGGCGGCGGGGTCCTCGATCTGCTCGTAAATCGCCAGCGCGGCCTCGGCGTTGGCGATAGCCTGCTCGGGCTCGCCGAGCCGATCCAGCGCCACGGCCATGTTCCAGAGGTCATTCCCCTCCCCCCGCCGGTCGCCGATCTCGCGGTCAATAGCAAGCGCCTGCTCGTAGAACTCGATGGCGCGGCGCGGCGCGCCCAGGTCCGCATAGGCCAGGCCCAGGTTGCCCAGGTCATTTCCCTCCCCCCGCCGGTCGCCGATCTCGCGGTGAATCGCGAGGGCCTGCTCGTAGTAGTTGACCGCGCGACGAGCGTCGCCGAAACGCAGGTAAGCGTTGCCCAGGTTTCCCAGCGCGCCGGCCTCCCCTTGCCGGTCGCCAACCTCGCGCGCGATCGTCAAATGCTGTTCGTAGAACTCGATGGAGCGGCGCGGCTCGCCCAGGTCCGCATAGGCCAGGCCCAGGTTGCCCAGGGCATTCCCCTCCCCCCGCCGGTCGCCGATCTCGCGGGCGATCGTTAGCTGCTGCTCGTGGTACTCGATGGCGCGGCGGGGTTCGCCGAGTTGGTGGTAAGCGATACCCAGGTTGCCCAGGCGATTTCCCTCCGCCTGGCGGTCCTTCAACCTCCGCGCGGCGGCCAGCGCGCTCTCCAGCCAGCCGATCCGCTCCCGCGGGTGCTGGCGCAGGTCGAGCACATATGCTCCGGCGTCAGGATATGCGCTGCACAGCCGCGCTGCGCTGTCGTCTTTCCCGGCGTGCCCCGCAGCCCACGCCTGCCCGGCCTCGATGTTGCTCCTCTCCAGATCGAACAACGCCAGCCCGCGCAGGATCGCCCCGCCGCCTTCGAGGAAGCGGTCGTCCGCGGCGGCAAGCACGGCCTTGTAGTGCTCGGCATGACGGCGCTGCGCGGCGGCGCGCTCAGCATCCTCCAGGCGCTCATCGGCGAACAGGCGCATCAGGTCGTGCAGGCGGTACCGCCCGGTCGCCTTGTCCCACTCGACCAGGCTGCGCCGCACCAGTTCGCTCAGGTGAGCATGTCCCTCATCCTCGCACACGCGCTCCTCGGCAGCCGCATCGAATGAGCCCGGGAACACCGCCAGCCTGCGGAATACGCAGGCCGCCTCCGCCGGCAGCCGCTCATAGCTCAGGCCAAAGGACGCCGCGACGTCCAGGTCAACCCCTTCCTTGCCGATGCCCTTCAGCCGCCCGCGCTCATCCCGCAGCTTCTGCGCGTAGTCCTCCGGGTCGAGGTCCGGGGTCACGTTGAGCAGACTCGCCGCCGCCCGCAAGGCCAATGGCAGGCGCCCGCAGAGGTCGGCGATCTCGTCGGCCCGGTCGCCGATGCGGGATGCTATCTTGAGCAGCAGGTCGCGGGCGTCGCCGGCAGGCAGGACATCCAAGTCCTTGCGCACCAGCCCGGGCAGGGTGAAGCGCTGGCGCGAGGTCACCATGAGCACGCAGCCCGCCGGTGGCAGCAGCGGCTTGACTTGCTCCGCGGAAGCGGCATTGTCCATCAGCACCAGCGCCCGCTTGCCGTCGAGGCAGGAGCGGTAGAGGCCCGCCAATTCGTCTTCGCTCTCCGGCAGCTTGGCGTCGGGATGGCAGGCGCGGATGACGTGGGCCATGGCGTCGGCGGCGGTCACGGGCTGGTCGCTCGTGCCCTTGAGGTCGAGGTAGAACTGCGCGTCGGGGTAGTCCTGCTTGAGCCGGTCGGCGAGCACCAGCGCCAGCGCGGTCTTGCCGATGCCACCCATCCCCGCCAGGCCGGAGATGGTGACGCCGCGCGTCTCAAGCTGAACGATCAGTTCCTGAAGCTCCGCCTGGCGTCCGGTGAAATCCCTCGGAGGAGAGGGGAGCTGGTGGAGGGCGGTGGCGGTCCCGGCCCCAGGCGGGCCTGGGGTGATGTTGATCGTCTGCGCCTGGTACTTGTCGCCCTTGACCTTGTCTCCGTAGCTGATGTCCCCTCCGGCAGCGTCGCCGCCCACCGAGCCTTCGATTCGCTGCCCGCCTGTCTGCACGTCACGCCCGGCGACGACCTGATCGCGGTTGGCCTGCCACTCGCGATGACTCCTTATGGCTACGAGCAGCGCGATGACTGCGATAATGAGATCAAGTACGCCGATTCCGAGCTGCACCAGCCCCGTGACGGCCTGCACCCGGTCGGGATGCACACGAAGCGAAGTGAGGAGCGGCGGCAGCCACGAGCCACCGGTTCCTGCGGCTGTTCCCAGCGCCGCGACACTCAGGGCTATGAGGACCCATTTCCACACGTCTCGCCCCCTTGCCGCTCGCATCCAAGAGCACCGCAGCCGCCCCCTGGGCTACGCAGGCCGGGGACGCCTGCCCTACCGCCGTAGTTTCTCCGCACGGCCCCTGTTTGCCTGCCGGCGGGCGAGCCCTGACTGTGTCCGGCGGCCAATCCCCACCCCGCGCGAACGACCCCCACAAGCGCCGGCAACCTTGACATAGAGCGCGCGTTTGCGGTAGCATAAGGTGCCGCTGATCAGGCGCGGTGTGGGCTGCCAGATCAGCGGATGCTTTTTGGGGAACCACGGCGATGAAAGAAGGCATTCACCCCGAATACGTGCGTGCGCGGGTGACGTGTGCGTGCGGCAGCAGCTTCGAGACGCGGGCGACCAAGCCCGAGATCCGCGTCGAAATCTGCTCGAGCTGCCACCCGTTCTTCACCGGCAAGCAGAAGCTGGTTGACACCGAGGGACGAGTTGAGCGGTTCCGGCAGAAATACGCGCGCTACGAGCAGCAAGCGGCGCAGCAGCAGGCCGCCAAGACAAGCAAGCGCTCGTAGCCGCCGCGCGCGCACCAACGGGTCCGCATGGGTTGCGTGATGCAGCACGATACCCCCTATGGGGGGCAGGCGGTAATAGAGGGCGTAATGATTCGCGGGCCGCGCCACGTGGCCACCGCCTGCCGCGTCGCGGATGATAACATCGCGGTCAACGTCGAGCCGACGCGGTCGCTGCTCACGCGCTATCCCCGGCTCAACTTGCCTTTGGTTCGCGGCACCCCGGCCCTGATTGACGCCCTGTCCATCGGCTTTCGCTCGCTCATTCATTCCGCTAACCTCGCGGTCGAGGCCGAGGGGCAGAAGCCGGTCAGCGGGTGGTACTTCAACCTCTCGATCGCGGCGGCATTCGTGCTGGGCGTCGGCCTATTCGTACTGGCGCCGAGCGCGGCGATCCACCGCGTGACCACCAACTCCTTCGCGCTCAACGCGCTGGAGGGCCTGGCGCGGGGGCTGCTGTTTGTCATCTACGTGCTCATCATCGGGCGCCTGCGGGATATTCGGCGTTTGTTTCGCTACCACGGCGCGGAGCACAAGGTGGTCAACGCCTACGAGGCGGGGCGGCCGCTGTCGGCGGCGGACGAGTTCAGCGTCATCCATCGCCGCTGCGGTACCGGCTTCATCTTCAACGTGATCGTGGTCGGGGTGCTGGTGCACGCGGTCCTGGGGTGGCCGAGCCTGTGGGTTCGGCTGGCGAGCCGGGTGGCGGTGCTGCCGCTGGTTGCGGGCATCGCCTACGAGCTGACGCGCCTGGCGGGGCGCCACGGCGATTCGCTGGTGGTGCGCGCGCTCATCGCGCCCGGGATGTGGCTGGAACGCCTGACCACCGCCGAGCCTACGCCCGACCAGATCGAAGTGGCGCGGCGAGCGATGGAGGCGGCGTTGCAGGCTGAAGCCGCAAGCCGGTCGGGGGCTTCTTCGAGCGACTCTCAATAGGGAACGCATCGCCCTGGCGCCGATCGCGGCGTGATCGAGCGATCGCGGTGATCAACTCATGAGCCAGCAAGTCACCCCGGAAATGGAGGACCGTCTCGCCGAGCTCGAGCGGCGCTACGAGGAACTCGGGGAGGAACTGGCGCGGCCGGAGACGTTCTCCGACCCGGCGCGGCTGCGGCGCGTGTCGCAGGCGCGCGCGCGGCTGGAGGAGGTGGTGGGCCAGTTCCGTGAGCTGCGGTCGGTGCGGGCGCAGATTGCGGAGGCGCAGGGAGTGCTCGCCGGCGAGGACCCCGAGTTGCAAGAGCTCGCGCGCGGGGAGCTGGAGCGGCTGGAGCCGCGGCGGAGGCAGTTGATCGCGGGGCTGATCGAGGGGCTGCTGCCGCGCGACCCCAACGACGAGAAGGATGTGATCGTCGAGATTCGCGCGGGCGCCGGGGGCGAGGAGGCGGCACTGTTCGCCGCCGATCTCTACCGCATGTACGCGCGCTACGCGGAGGCGCAGCGATGGGGGGTGGAGGTGCTGAGCTCGAGCCCGAGCGAGATGGGTGGCATGAGAGAGATCATTTTCTCGGTTGCCGCGCGCGGGGCTTACAGCCGCCTCAAGCACGAGCGCGGGGTGCACCGCGTGCAGCGGGTGCCGACGACCGAGG from Armatimonadota bacterium harbors:
- a CDS encoding DNA gyrase modulator, which translates into the protein MIERALELASGYGPAEITFAQGRSTRAEYEDDRLKQVGVAQGSHLGVRVIVDGRLGRASATDPREAEAVVARAVELAEFGSEVKFDFPGSAVAPQVKTYDPEVERTPKAELVAAGAEMLALVKAYNAEIKVGAGASWSVGERRLVNSSGLDLSDRGS
- a CDS encoding TldD/PmbA family protein is translated as MRDRMQEALRGSGADYAEIRIEREEGTALSFRGAELDQIVTGSSVGGMARALVRGGWGIVTFNDLSELREKLREAAACARLVARERGELAEVSRIEQAIPAPAMERDFRGVPVAEKKRVIEQYNDLMLGLHPRIHTTHASYSDRYRQVYFANSEGSYFEDTRPDVTVALTAVARDGNLVQQGRERVGRAGGFEAAVGLEAKAEAAARRAADLLAAPPVQGGSYTVVLDPQLGGVFAHEAFGHLSEADHVYENEKLRELMTLGKRFGPNHLNIVDDGSLPGGRGTHLLDDEGVPTRKTHLVKDGILVGRLHNRETAAKMGEAVTGNARAVGWSFAPIVRMTNTYIEPGTASFEDLIRDIELGLYARDMMGGQTMMEMFTFSAAYGYMIRSGEVAELVRDVVLTGNVFQTLHNIDLIADDLAWDDGGGGCGKGGQSPLPVGLGSPHVRMREVVVGGRQ
- a CDS encoding rubrerythrin family protein translates to MAGLKGTRTEVNLLTAFAGESQARNRYTYFASQARKEGYIQIADIFEETANQEKEHAKRFFNLLEGGDARVQATFPAGVIGTTADNLRAAADGEHHEWGEMYPSFADTAREEGRKEVAAIFQAIAVAEKQHEKRYRGLLANVEAATVFKKEAPVVWRCRNCGYLHQGKDAPGVCPACAHPQAHFELLAENW
- a CDS encoding OsmC family protein, with the protein product MATIVRYHHGLHFCADLDSGHVTCDAFSDKGKEYPSAPELLMVSLGGCIGAVLVTYCDRHQINCEGLEIALDWEVAEHPHRIGRIAVEIHMPGPLTAGQIEILERVADQCLIHNTLLHAPEIKTRMLVKQP
- a CDS encoding FprA family A-type flavoprotein, with the protein product MNQPLRAAQITEHVYWVGAIDWAARDFHGYRIGRGTSYNAYLVLADKVTLIDTVKDHFEREMVTRIASVIDPQRIDYVISNHAEFDHSGCLPRVIAELRPERVFASRRGVAALADHFHFGQEITPVKEGESLSLGDMTLAFVETPMLHWPESMFTYLAQERVLFSNDAFGMHLASSARFADEVDDAIVREEAARYFANILMPLSPLVTALLEKVRKLDLAVDVIATSHGPIWRKDLDQVLARYAAWAAHPPTTKAVVAYGTMWGSTDLMARAICDGLAAGGASAVLMPLAASHRSDVAAEVLDAGALVVGSPCLNGGILPTVGDLLTYLKGLKPRNLVGAAFGSYGWSGEAVGLIENVLREMKIELVGAGVQAKFVPCDKDLQECYDLGAAAADKLKGMVSPV
- a CDS encoding rubredoxin, with the protein product MKKYICTICQWVYDPQVGDPDNGVNPGTAWEDLPEDWVCPECGVPKDLFEELT
- a CDS encoding tetratricopeptide repeat protein, coding for MWKWVLIALSVAALGTAAGTGGSWLPPLLTSLRVHPDRVQAVTGLVQLGIGVLDLIIAVIALLVAIRSHREWQANRDQVVAGRDVQTGGQRIEGSVGGDAAGGDISYGDKVKGDKYQAQTINITPGPPGAGTATALHQLPSPPRDFTGRQAELQELIVQLETRGVTISGLAGMGGIGKTALALVLADRLKQDYPDAQFYLDLKGTSDQPVTAADAMAHVIRACHPDAKLPESEDELAGLYRSCLDGKRALVLMDNAASAEQVKPLLPPAGCVLMVTSRQRFTLPGLVRKDLDVLPAGDARDLLLKIASRIGDRADEIADLCGRLPLALRAAASLLNVTPDLDPEDYAQKLRDERGRLKGIGKEGVDLDVAASFGLSYERLPAEAACVFRRLAVFPGSFDAAAEERVCEDEGHAHLSELVRRSLVEWDKATGRYRLHDLMRLFADERLEDAERAAAQRRHAEHYKAVLAAADDRFLEGGGAILRGLALFDLERSNIEAGQAWAAGHAGKDDSAARLCSAYPDAGAYVLDLRQHPRERIGWLESALAAARRLKDRQAEGNRLGNLGIAYHQLGEPRRAIEYHEQQLTIAREIGDRRGEGNALGNLGLAYADLGEPRRSIEFYEQHLTIAREVGDRQGEAGALGNLGNAYLRFGDARRAVNYYEQALAIHREIGDRRGEGNDLGNLGLAYADLGAPRRAIEFYEQALAIDREIGDRRGEGNDLWNMAVALDRLGEPEQAIANAEAALAIYEQIEDPAAEKVREQLARWRGEA
- the rpmE gene encoding 50S ribosomal protein L31; the protein is MKEGIHPEYVRARVTCACGSSFETRATKPEIRVEICSSCHPFFTGKQKLVDTEGRVERFRQKYARYEQQAAQQQAAKTSKRS
- a CDS encoding DUF1385 domain-containing protein gives rise to the protein MIRGPRHVATACRVADDNIAVNVEPTRSLLTRYPRLNLPLVRGTPALIDALSIGFRSLIHSANLAVEAEGQKPVSGWYFNLSIAAAFVLGVGLFVLAPSAAIHRVTTNSFALNALEGLARGLLFVIYVLIIGRLRDIRRLFRYHGAEHKVVNAYEAGRPLSAADEFSVIHRRCGTGFIFNVIVVGVLVHAVLGWPSLWVRLASRVAVLPLVAGIAYELTRLAGRHGDSLVVRALIAPGMWLERLTTAEPTPDQIEVARRAMEAALQAEAASRSGASSSDSQ
- the prfA gene encoding peptide chain release factor 1 → MEDRLAELERRYEELGEELARPETFSDPARLRRVSQARARLEEVVGQFRELRSVRAQIAEAQGVLAGEDPELQELARGELERLEPRRRQLIAGLIEGLLPRDPNDEKDVIVEIRAGAGGEEAALFAADLYRMYARYAEAQRWGVEVLSSSPSEMGGMREIIFSVAARGAYSRLKHERGVHRVQRVPTTEAQGRIHTSTATVAVLPEAEEIEVEINPADLRIDTYRASSAGGQHVQKSDTAVRITHLPTGLVTSCQDERSQHQNREKAMRVLRAHLWEKMRAEQQGEIVRARRSQVGTGDRSEKIRTYNFPQDRVTDHRIGRTWHGLEAILDGGLHPLVEALAELERARLIEQVGTGDGGSSSS